The sequence below is a genomic window from Falsibacillus pallidus.
TGCCGGAACAGCCCAAGGTAAAATCAAAACCGTACGAATCAATCTTTTGAACTTAATCCTTGGATCATTTACGAGCAGCGCCAAAAACAATCCAAGTGCAATTTGAAGCGTTGTAGCTACAACTGTCCAAACGATCGTCCAGGCAAATACGTGGAAGAAAGTATCTTTCCAGACATCAATTGTGACAAGCTTATGGAAGTTATCGAATCCTACCCAATTCAAAAGCTTGCGTGGAGGAGAATTATATAGATTATAGTTGGTAAAGGCCAGGGTCACTGTAAAGAGAATTGGTAAAACAACGATAAATAAGAGCATGATCAAGCCGGGAGTGACGAAAATGTATGGGAATCCCTTATCCCAAGTGTTGCGGATTGCTTCACGGATATTAGGGATCTTTTCACCCCGCTGGATTTTAAAAGCCTGCTTTCTGGCATCGATGACATTATAGATATAAATCGTAATGGCAAACGCCAAAATGATGATGGAAACCAATCCATAGATAATCAGGAAAATGGAGTGATCGACCATCGGGATCGTTCCGAGTGTACGGATGCCCCAAAGACCGTAGTTGATAAAATTCCCCAAAGTAAGGATGAAAGATACTTCGAGTATGATGAAAATAATCCCTTTGATGAATCTTCTATTATATAGTTGTCCAAGTCCTGCTAACAGGATGGACAGAATCATGGCCAATGTGGGATTATGTCCTTTTTTCTTCCCTTCAGAATATGTAGACATAGGAAATCCTCCCAAGATAGAATAATGAGGCTGACCCCTGAATACCCGCTCCCCTTCAGAATCTCTTTGAAGGAGGCCTGGCTCTTCATGTTAGAGTCAGCCCCAAGATCATTTAATTATTATTTGGATGCTGCAATGTTATCTTTGATTGCTTTTACAGCTTCATCTAATACATCGCCAACAGGCTGGCCTTTAGCAATGAATGCAAGAGCATTATTGATTGGCTCCCAAACCTGCTGCATTTCAGGTGCTGACGGCATTGGCTCACCGTATTTTACTTGCTCAGCAAATGCTGCAATCAATTGATCGCTAGTCACTTTATCATCTTCTAGAGCAGCTTTGTTTGCAGGCATTTCACCGGCAACTTCAAAGTAGTGCAAAGAGTTTTCTTGATTTGTGACGAATTTCATCAAATCTGTAGCCCACTCTTTATTCTTAGAATAAGAAGAAAGCATCCATGATTTTACACCAACAAATGATTGTGGGATCTTTCCATCAATTTTTGGAAGTGTTGCTGTACCAAGTTTGTCGCCTAGAGCATCTTTATACGTTGGGATATTCCAAGGACCAGTGATGACAACGGCAGTATTTCCTTTTGTGAATAATCCGTTCATGATGTCAGGATTTACTTCTACAGGGATATAGCCGTTTTTAAACCAAGAACCGATTAGTTCTCCGCCTTTTTTAGCGCCATCATTGTTTAATCCGATGTCGTTTACATCATAAGATCCGTTATCCTTCTTGAACACGTATCCACCGTTTGCTGCAAAGAATGGATAAGAGAAGTAGAAGTTTGCAGCTTCCATCAAGAAGCCATATTTATCTTTAGATGCATCCGTTTGATTTTTAGCAATTTCCATTAATTCATCCATTGTTTCAGGAGCTTTATCAACTAGATCTTTATTGTAGAAAGTTCCATATGTTTCAACAACCAATGGAGCTCCCCAAACTTTTCCATCGTAAGTCACGGCGTCTACAGCTGTATCGATGTAATCACCTTTTGCATCGCCTAAATCAACTGGATCAGCCAATCCTTGAAGCACGATGCTTCCGATGCGGTCATGCGGCTGGAAGAATAAATCCGGACCTTTTCCTGCAGGTCCATCAAGAGCAAGTGTTTTTACTTGATCAAGCATGTCCATAGGAACAGCTTCAACTTTAATGCCAGTTTTCTCTGTGTATTTAGCAAAAATGTCTTGTAGAGCTTGTTTTTGCTTATCTTCGTTGTTAACCCAGACAACGAGTTTATCCGGCTTAGCAGCCTCTTCTGTCTTTTTCTTTGTGTCTTCCGGTTTGCTCTCGCCCGTTTCACGTTTTGGTCCACATGCAGCAAGGACACCCATAACGAGAATTAGAGCCATGAGCAGCGATAGAGCTTTCTTCATTTTAGACCCCTCCTAAAATATGTAGGTTTTCACCCATTGCTGAACAGCCGTTTACACTAAAAATTATGATTGATTAAAGATAACGCTTTCATTTTAGTGAAAACGATTGCACAACCTATTCTAATTATATCGCCTATTTCAAATTTGACAACCAATTTTTTAAAAATTTTCTCAATTCCTTTTGTCAAATGAAAGCGATTTAATTTTCTTCTAAAATCCGTTGACAATGCATAGGGATTGGAATAGCCTTTAACTTGATACATATATTGGATAGGAGTTGTGTTCCAGATGCTTAACGAGGCTGTATATCATCGTCCGAAAGATAATTATGCATACGCTTGCACTGAAAGTGAATTACATATTATGATCCGCACAAAAAAGAACGACATAGAGCAAGTCAACCTACTTCACGGAGATCCATTTGATTGGGCTGACGGAAAATGGCTGTTTCAATCAAAACCGATGATCCTTAAAGGAAGCGATTCTTTATTTGATTATTGGTTTGCAGAAATTTCCCCTCCCTATCGCAGGCTCAGATACGGATTTATTCTTGAAGACGGCGGGGAAAGTGTATTTTATGGTGAAAAGGGCTTTTTTGAAGAGCCTATCCACGATACAGGGTATTATTTCTGCTTCCCATTCTTGAACAAAGCAGATATTTTCAAAGCACCGGAGTGGGTGAAAGAGACGGTATGGTATCAAATCTTCCCGGAAAGATTCGCTAACGGCGATCCTTCAATCAATCCTGAAGGAACACTTCCATGGGGGAGCACTGACCCAACCCCGGAAAACTTCTTCGGTGGAGATTTTGAAGGTGTCATAAGCCATCTAGACCACTTGAATGAATTGGGGATCACAGGAATTTACTTCACGCCGATCTTCAAGGCATTCTCAAACCATAAATATGACACGATCGACTACATGGAGATCGATCCTCAGTTCGGGGACAAGAAAACATTTAAAAAACTTATTGATGCCTGCCATGAAAGGGGCATTAAAGTAATGCTCGATGCTGTATTCAATCACAGCGGCTACTACTTCCCTCCATTTCAGGATGTATTGGAAAAAGGTGAAGCTTCTGATTATAAGGATTGGTTCCATATTCATGAATTCCCTGTTCAGACTGAGCCAAAGGCAAATTATGATACATTTGCATTCACTCCTTTCATGCCTAAACTCAACACCGAAAACCAGGCGGTAAAGGAATACTTGCTTGAAGTGGGCAGATATTGGGTAAGGGAATTCGATATTGATGGCTGGCGGCTGGATGTTGCCAATGAAGTGGACCACGCATTCTGGAGGGATTTCCGGAAAGAAGTGAAAGCCATCAAACCTGACCTGTATATTCTCGGTGAGATTTGGCACGATTCCATGCCTTGGCTTAGAGGGGATCAATTCGATGCTGTCATGAACTATCCGTTCACAACAAACGTACTCAATCTATTTGCCAAACAGTCCATTACACCAGCAGAATTCACTGAGAACATGGTTTCAGTCATGAACATGTATCCTAAACCTGTAAATGAAGCAGCATTCAACCTTGTAGACAGCCATGATACTCCCCGCATCCTGACAGAATGCAGCGGCGATGTTATGCGTATGAAGCAAGTGTATACATTTATGCTGACGTTTGAAGGAACTCCATGCATCTATTACGGAGATGAAATTGGAATGACAGGTGTGCATGATCCCGGGTGCCGTAAATGCATGGAATGGGATTCAGAAAAACAGGATAGAGATCTTTTCAGCCATATTCAGAAGCTGATCAAAATCCGCTGCAGCCAGCCTCTTCTAGCCAATGAAGGAACCTTATCATTCCTTCCTGCAGACTACCATAAGCAATGCATTGCCTATACGAGGTCCAATGGCAGCGAGACCATACTGGTCATTTTGAATACTTCAGATAGTGAGGCAGCTTTTACAATCCCATTCGACTTTACTGACAAATCAGTCACAGATGTTTGGGACGGAAAGCCATATGAGTTCAATGAAAAGGATCCTTCTATCAAATTGGACGGATACAGTTTCAGAATATTGAAGTTTTAAATCATAAAGCACTAGAGTCTTAAGGGGCATTTCAGCTCTTAAGGCTCTCTTTTTGATTACTTAAATACGGGGAGTCTTACATATGAAAAACAAACAGCAAAAGATGACTTTGTTCACCCTGACTTGGCCCATCTTTATAGAAATAATGCTTCACATGCTAATGGGAAATGCAGACACACTCATGTTGAGCCAATATTCAGACCAGGCAGTAGCAGCAGTTGGCGTATCCAACCAAATTTTATCTCTAATCATCGTTATGTTTGGATTTGTAGCAGCCGGAACGGCCATCATCACTTCCCAGAATATAGGGGCATCCAATCACCTGGCAGCCAGGGAAGTTTCCGTCGTTTCTTTATGGGTCAATTTAGGATTTGGCCTCCTGCTAAGCTCTATCCTAGTCATCTTTCATAAAAACCTGCTTGCCATGATGTCGCTTCCGCCTGAATTAATGAAAGACGGAACAGCTTATCTGGCAATAGTCGGCGGATTCATCTTTATTGAAGCTCTGGTCATGACATCAGGCGCCATCATCCGAAGCTACGGATATACGAAAGATGCTATGTATGTCACTATCGGGATGAACATCCTGAATATCATCGGAAATTATCTGTTCATATTCGGAGCATTCGGGGTTCCTGTCCTTGGAGTCACTGGAGTGGCCATCTCCACTTCAGTCAGCAGATTTGCGGGACTTCTTGCCATGGGCATCTTGCTTAAGAAACGGATTCCTGGGGAACTTCCATTTAAAAAGATTCTTAAACTCCCTTCCATCCATGTCAAAAACCTGCTGAAGATTGGGATCCCTTCTGCCGGGGAACAATTATCCTACAATTCTTCGCAGATGCTTATCACTTATTTTATCTCAATGATTGGAACGGAAGCTCTGACCACCAAAGTTTACACACAAAATTTAATGATGTTCATTTATTTGTTCAGTGTAGCCATCAGCCAAGGGACACAGATCCTCGTAGGAAGGATGATTGGTTCCCGACAGACAGACGATGCCTACCATCGATGCATGAGAAGTTTGAAGATCGCCGTCTCCATTTCCTTTGCTATGGCGCTCGTATTTTCATTATTTGCCCGTCATTTATTCGCCATTTTTACAGACAATCAAACAATTATTGAATCAGGCATCCTATTAATCTATTTAACGATTCTACTTGAGCCTGGGAGAGCCTTTAATCTAGTTATCATCAATTCTCTAAGAGCTGCTGGAGACGTTAGATTCCCTGTGTACATGGGAATTTTGTCCATGTGGGGTGTCAGCGTGACCATTTCCTATTTTTTAGGCGTTGGGTTAGGATTGGGCCTGGTAGGAATATGGATTTCGTTCATTGCAGACGAATGGCTCAGAGGACTTCTCATGCTGAGACGCTGGAAATCAAAAATATGGCTAAGAAAGTCCTTTATACAAAAAGCCGTTTCATAATATGAAAGCAGCCTACGAAAATAGGCTGCTTTTTTTATCGATCCAGCAATATAATATTATTTTTCTCAAACCAATAGTCTACTTGAATAAGATAAGCAAGCAGCTGCGGCCCTTTCATCAGCTGTCCGTACCAAGGCACTCGGAAAGCATCCCCTCCGCTGTCTACAATTGCTTGCAGCTTCCGAGAGTCGAACAGCTCCAAAAGGACACTCGAACGATTATTCAAGATTTGCGTCAGCTTATCTTTGACAAGCTTCGTATAAACGGGGTGATGGGTCTTTGGATAAGGGCTTTTTTTCCGGTAAAGAATGTCATGCGGCAAAACCCCTTCAAGCGATTTCCTTAACAGCCCCTTCTCTCTTCCATCGGCCATCTTCCAATCCCAAGGGATATTCCAAGCGTACTCGACAAGTCTGTGATCAGCAAAAGGAACTCGGACTTCCAAGCTCGCTCCCATGCTCATTCGATCTTTCCGATCAAGCAGAGTCGTCATGAACCAGACCATATTTAAATAAAACAGTTCTCTTCTCCTTGCTTCTAAAGGACTTTCCCCCTCAAGGCAAGGAGTCTCATCAACCGTATTCTGGTAGACTGCCTGAACATATTCATCAAGCTTCAATTTACTTTTCCATGAATCATTCAAGAGTCCTTGCCTCTCTTCTGTTGACCTCATCCATGGAAATCCTTTTCTGTTTAAATCATCCTCGCGATGAAACCATGGATATCCCCCGAATATTTCATCTGCGCATTCCCCTGAAAGACTGACAACAAAGTCCTGCTTAATCTCTTTGCAGAACCAAAGAAGGGAAGAATCCACATCTGCCATACCCGGGAGGTCCCTGACCAGCACGGCTTCTTCAAGGTTTTCAACCAATTCTTCCTGTGAAATAACACTATAGTGATGCTTCGTTCCAAATGTATTGACCATTTGTTCGATCCATGGTCCATCAGAGTTCGGCTGAAAGGCATCCGCTTTAAAGAACTGGTCATTTCCTTCATAATCAATGGAATACGTATGGAGGGCTCCTTTTCCTTCCCGCTTGAATTGATTGGCAGCAATAGCCGTAATGGCGCTGGAATCCAACCCGCCAGAAAGAAATGTACATAATGGTACATCTGACACAAGCTGCCTCGTCACCGCATCATTCAATAGAAAGCCTACGTTTTCAACTGTCTCATCAAATGTATCTCGGTGTCTCTCACTTTTGACATTCCAGTATCGCCATATCTTCAGTCCATCACGTGAAAATGTCAATGCATGGCCAGGGCGAAGTTCGTTCAGATTTTTAAATACGCCATTCCCCGGCGATCTGGATGGACCAAGGCCTAGCACTTCTGAGAGCCCGGTGCGGTCTATTTCCGGTTTCATATCTTTGTGGGCCAAAACGGTTTTCATCTCTGAACCAAAGATGAATCCCCTATTTATTTCTGCATAAAAAAGAGGCTTTACCCCAAGCCTGTCGCGTCCGATGAACAATTGCTCCTTTTGGCTGTCCCAAACAGCAAAGGCAAATATCCCATTTAGAAAGTCAACGCAATTTTCCCGCCATTCTATATACGCATTCAGCAAAACTTCTGTATCCGAATGACCTTGAAACGAATATCCTTTAGAGAGCAATTCTTTTCTCAAATCCTCTGTGTTATATAATTCTCCATTATAGCAGAGGGTGAAAACGTGCTCTCCGCGCTTTCTTGACATTGGTTGCCTGCCTCCAGCCGGGTCTACGACAACCAAACGCTTATGTCCAAGTGCTGCATGCTGATTCGACCATATGTTGACATCATCTGGTCCTCTTTTACTTAATGTATCTGTCATTTTCTTAATGACATCCAGCTCATTATTTAAATTATGATGAAAATGAATCCATCCAGTTATGCCGCACATAGTCTTGCCCCTCTCTTTCTTCTAGTCGCACTTAAATAGGCATGCATTATCCTATGCACTGCCCTAGGGAATAGTTATTCGTCCCAAAAAAATTAAAACCCCCGGCTGCATGACGGTATGAAATCCATTTTGGATGTCAAAAAATAGTGAGTAGAGTAAGAATATTGGAGGTTTCTTTCGTGAAGCACAAAAATCGCAGTCAATTGCTGGATCGGCAAACACGTGCTTTTACAACAGGCACTGTGGAATTAATCAATGATCAATGGATATTTTTCGATGAAGAAACAGATGAAGCATCCATGCTTGAATATTATATAGATCAAGAAATTGAAGTACTCCGCTTTAACAGTTGGGAAAAAGGCCAGCTTCTCGAGGAAGGTCAAATCAATCTTCCATACGGCATCGTTGCTCTGGAGAACTCTGCTTCTATCAGAATCAAGAAAAATCTCGTTTTTTCCCTGGAGATGCTGCTGGATGATTTGAACGACGATGCATTCATTCAATTCATCACTAGTTTAAACACAGCCCATTTCTCCATCTATGATTGCATCTATTGCCACAACCATTTATCTTTTCTTCAGAAAAGCGGACGCAGGGAAGGGGTCAATTTCTTGATGTTCGACAATATGGATGGAATCTGTGCGGTTCAGCACCATTTCCGGTACAACGAAAAAAATCAGGATCGCTTCGAATTTACATTGAATACAGGGAAAAGATTCATAATAGAAAAATTACCCTAAAAATGAGACAGCCGCCCCAAATCAAATTGGGACGGCTGTTTTATTTGGCTCTGGCTTTCATTTCCCGATTCAACGGGAGCCATTGATAAAGTTCGCTTGCTTTCATTGGCTTAGCGATATAATAGCCCTGTGCAAAATCACAATTCATTGACTCCAGGAGGAGAAGCTGATCCAATGTTTCCACCCCTTCTGCGATGACCTGCAGACGAAGTCCTTCTCCCATGGTCATGATTGCTTTGACAATAGCAAAATCAGGCGAGCTTTCACTTAGGTTCATAATGAACGAACGATCAATTTTTAAGATATGGAATGGCAAATGTTTAATATAGCTCAAGGATGAGTAGCCTGTACCGAAATCATCAATGGAAATATTCACACCGATTTCGCCCAGGGTTTTAAGCCTTTCCATCGTTGAATCTGACTGATCGATCATCACGCCTTCAGTTAATTCCAAGTGAATTCTTTCCGGGCTGATTGCTGTTTTTTCAATGGTTTCCTTTATTTCATAGATAAACGAAGGATCTTGGAATTGTTGGGCAGATACATTTATGGACATGGATAAATCGTGATATCCCTGCCGTTCAAGTTCTTTTAGCTGAAGCGAAGCTGTCTCAAGGACCCAGCTTCCGATTGGGATGATGATTCCCATTTCTTCAGCAAGAGGGATAAAATCAGCTGGGGACACCAAGCCCCTCTGCGGATGCTCCCATCGGATGAGGGCTTCAAGCCCCGTCACCTTTTTATTTCTTATATCTAAGATAGGCTGGTAGACGAGAAAGAATTCTCCGTTATCCAGCGCTCTCCTCAACTGGCTTTCAAGTTCTACCCTTCTTAATGCATCTTCATTCATATCATTCGAGAAAAACAACAGGTTGTTTCCACCATGCAGTTTCACTTGATTGAGGGCGGTATCTGCGTTCTGCATCAGCTGCTCTGTTTCCAATCCATCCTGTGGATAAACGGCAATACCCATGCTTGCTGTGACAAAGAACTCCTTGTCTTTAAAGCTGAACGGTTCCTGGACTTTGTCAAGCAATTTTCTCCCTGTATCCACAACAGCTTCATCATCAATATCCTTGGTGAGGAGGATGGTGAACTTATCGCTTCCGAATCTTCCCAAATATGCGCCATTCGGCAAAGCACCTTGGAGTCTTGCTGCAAGCTCCTTCAACATTAGATCCCCCGCAAAATGTCCGAGAGTATCATTGATGATCTTGAACCGGTCAATATCGACAAAGATGACGGCAAGCCGCCGTTTCTTCTTCTTTGCCCGGTGAAGCATCTCTTCAAGCACTTCGTTGAATTTAGAACGGTTCGGCAGGCCCGTATCATAATCATAATTGGAAAGCCTTGAGATCTCTTGCTGGATTTTCTTTTGTTCGGTCATATTTTTTCCTATGCCGTAAATTCCGACGCACTTGCCATTAATGGTGATAGGGATATTTTTAATCTGGAAATGAACCTTTTCTGCATTCTGCGTGTTTACAAGAAGTTCATAGTATTGTTCCTTCCCTTGTACAGCCTTGTGAAAATGACGCCTAACGAGCGCATGGTTCTCTGGTTCCACCCATTTCAATGCTGATTTTCCAATGACCATTTCTTCTTCCTGGCCGAATGTTTTAAGGAAGGATGCATTTACACTTGTAAAGATGCCATTTAAATCAGTTGAATAAACAAAATCATTATTATTGTCAAAAAGGGATCGATAGTAGCTTTCGGAACGTTCAATATTCACCCGAAGCTGATTGATATCTTCTGAAGTAGCATTAATCAAATGAGTCAAGGCTGATAAATTTTTGACTTCTGAAGAAATGTCATATTTAAACCTTAAATCCTTATGTATAGAAAGTGGGCTTTCAGAAATGGCCAAATAAGTTAGCGCATGGGCAAAAAGCCTTGGCGGTTCATCCGCTTTTTTCCCAATCTCTCCGTTAGAAAAGAAGCCGCACACCGGTGAAATCCTGCTCATCATTTCCAGTTCTTCAGAAATATATTTGGATAGGGTGTTTTTTCTTCCAATGCAATTGTATAAAAAGATGGATTCAACGGGCTTTTTGTTGAGCCTTTTTAATTCTTTAATCGATTCTTCCATTAACTTTTCTATATTGGCATAAGCAAAATTGATTTCTTCACCCTGCTCGATTTCATGGCTCATCTGAATGGCCCCGTGATCAAGGACATTGTAGATAAAAAGGGCCTCATCCCCTTTTCTAAAAGGGATTTGGATAGCGGATTGCGGAAGCCGCGCCACAAAATCTTCACCTAAATATCTCCTGATGATTGATGTAGGTTTTTTATGATCGATTTCATAAATAGTCTTGCCTGAAGCCTTTGTCACAATAAATGGGCGCCCGATATCCTCCCATTGTTCATTTACAGAGGAATTCACAATCAAGTCCTTGCCGCTCAATGCAGCAACGGCCATTCCCCTTTCTTCGGCAGCATATTCATTCATTACGATTGTATCCCTGCAATTCGGTATATCGGCAGCAACTCCACCGGAGAATGCGATCCCAGGATAAAGTTCATGAACTTTCTCTAATATATAGCTGAAACTCAGCTCAAGATGGCTGATAAGGAATATGATAGCTTTAGTATCTTCCGTGATTAATTCTTTGCTGATCTTTTCAATAATAGCCTGTTCATCCATTCTTGTCTCAAGGTTGAACAAGCGGGTAGAAAGATTGGTATTTTCGAAGGTTGTAAAAGAAATGATTGGCACGTCTTTATTGATGATTTCATGATGTGATATGGCATAGGTGGTGCTGCATCCAATGAGCGCTGCTTTCGGGAGGGCATCTACAACAGCCGTCCTGATTTTTTCAGCCTGGTCTTTCCCTCCTTGTCCTAAAAAAACCTGAACAAGAATGGAATTAACCTTATCGAGATTATGAGATGCTATATAGTCCAAAAGTCCTTCAACGCTTTCATATCGATAGTTATAGGTTTTTGCCATTTTTTCACCACGCTTACATATTATATATAAAAAATACCATATCCCCCAATCATTGAATATCATTATTACAAAAAAAAGAGCCAAAAAGGCTCTTTTTTGATCCATTTTATAAAAATGGGTGGAATCCAAGCGGAAGGCGAAGCCCTAAATATAGAACAAGCGCAAGGGCGATGACGAAAATCACCCAGAACGATCCAGCGTTCTTCCCTTTGGAAATTTTGATCAAGATCATTTCAAACATGGAAATAACCAATAAACCTGCAAGGACCTTAATGCCATAAAGTGCATGGTTGGCAGATTCATTTCCGAATGGATAAAGCAGGATTCCGGTGATAATGATCAGTATGTAAAAGACACGCAGAATCATCTGAACGATTTTAAATCCTTTCAAGTTGCCGCTCTTATGCAAGGACAGTGCAACAATGAACAAGATAATCGCAATTGCCCATGTAGTAATGTGGGCATGTGTAGTACTCATCATATATTTTTTCCTCCAATCCATTTCCTCTAAATTAATGCTTCCCATATCATACCATAGCGCATGCAAAATGTAGAACTAGTTATGTCCTATTCCTTAACAATATTGTGAAGAACACCGATTCCTTCAATTTCAACCTCGATTGTATCGCCAGGTTTCAGGTACTTTGGAGGTTTAAAGCCTTTTCCCACTCCTGCAGGTGTACCTGTTGCAATGATATCACCCGGCTCAAGCGTCATTCCTTTTGATAATACAGAAATGATTTCATCAATCGGGAAAATAAAATGCTCCGTACTGGAATCTTGGCGAATCTCACCGTTTACTTTTGTCTTGATATTCAATGAATGGGGATCTGTGATGAGTGATGAATGAACAACCCATGGCCCCATTGGACAGAAGGTATCGAGGCTTTTCCCAATGAAAAATTGTTTGTGCCTTGCCTGAAGGTCGCGGGCAGTTACATCGTTGATGATGGTATAGCCAAAGACATGCTTCAGGGCATCCTCCCTCGAAATGTTCCGAC
It includes:
- the asnB gene encoding asparagine synthase (glutamine-hydrolyzing); translation: MCGITGWIHFHHNLNNELDVIKKMTDTLSKRGPDDVNIWSNQHAALGHKRLVVVDPAGGRQPMSRKRGEHVFTLCYNGELYNTEDLRKELLSKGYSFQGHSDTEVLLNAYIEWRENCVDFLNGIFAFAVWDSQKEQLFIGRDRLGVKPLFYAEINRGFIFGSEMKTVLAHKDMKPEIDRTGLSEVLGLGPSRSPGNGVFKNLNELRPGHALTFSRDGLKIWRYWNVKSERHRDTFDETVENVGFLLNDAVTRQLVSDVPLCTFLSGGLDSSAITAIAANQFKREGKGALHTYSIDYEGNDQFFKADAFQPNSDGPWIEQMVNTFGTKHHYSVISQEELVENLEEAVLVRDLPGMADVDSSLLWFCKEIKQDFVVSLSGECADEIFGGYPWFHREDDLNRKGFPWMRSTEERQGLLNDSWKSKLKLDEYVQAVYQNTVDETPCLEGESPLEARRRELFYLNMVWFMTTLLDRKDRMSMGASLEVRVPFADHRLVEYAWNIPWDWKMADGREKGLLRKSLEGVLPHDILYRKKSPYPKTHHPVYTKLVKDKLTQILNNRSSVLLELFDSRKLQAIVDSGGDAFRVPWYGQLMKGPQLLAYLIQVDYWFEKNNIILLDR
- a CDS encoding sugar ABC transporter substrate-binding protein; protein product: MKKALSLLMALILVMGVLAACGPKRETGESKPEDTKKKTEEAAKPDKLVVWVNNEDKQKQALQDIFAKYTEKTGIKVEAVPMDMLDQVKTLALDGPAGKGPDLFFQPHDRIGSIVLQGLADPVDLGDAKGDYIDTAVDAVTYDGKVWGAPLVVETYGTFYNKDLVDKAPETMDELMEIAKNQTDASKDKYGFLMEAANFYFSYPFFAANGGYVFKKDNGSYDVNDIGLNNDGAKKGGELIGSWFKNGYIPVEVNPDIMNGLFTKGNTAVVITGPWNIPTYKDALGDKLGTATLPKIDGKIPQSFVGVKSWMLSSYSKNKEWATDLMKFVTNQENSLHYFEVAGEMPANKAALEDDKVTSDQLIAAFAEQVKYGEPMPSAPEMQQVWEPINNALAFIAKGQPVGDVLDEAVKAIKDNIAASK
- a CDS encoding DUF2777 domain-containing protein; its protein translation is MKHKNRSQLLDRQTRAFTTGTVELINDQWIFFDEETDEASMLEYYIDQEIEVLRFNSWEKGQLLEEGQINLPYGIVALENSASIRIKKNLVFSLEMLLDDLNDDAFIQFITSLNTAHFSIYDCIYCHNHLSFLQKSGRREGVNFLMFDNMDGICAVQHHFRYNEKNQDRFEFTLNTGKRFIIEKLP
- a CDS encoding alpha-glycosidase, with product MLNEAVYHRPKDNYAYACTESELHIMIRTKKNDIEQVNLLHGDPFDWADGKWLFQSKPMILKGSDSLFDYWFAEISPPYRRLRYGFILEDGGESVFYGEKGFFEEPIHDTGYYFCFPFLNKADIFKAPEWVKETVWYQIFPERFANGDPSINPEGTLPWGSTDPTPENFFGGDFEGVISHLDHLNELGITGIYFTPIFKAFSNHKYDTIDYMEIDPQFGDKKTFKKLIDACHERGIKVMLDAVFNHSGYYFPPFQDVLEKGEASDYKDWFHIHEFPVQTEPKANYDTFAFTPFMPKLNTENQAVKEYLLEVGRYWVREFDIDGWRLDVANEVDHAFWRDFRKEVKAIKPDLYILGEIWHDSMPWLRGDQFDAVMNYPFTTNVLNLFAKQSITPAEFTENMVSVMNMYPKPVNEAAFNLVDSHDTPRILTECSGDVMRMKQVYTFMLTFEGTPCIYYGDEIGMTGVHDPGCRKCMEWDSEKQDRDLFSHIQKLIKIRCSQPLLANEGTLSFLPADYHKQCIAYTRSNGSETILVILNTSDSEAAFTIPFDFTDKSVTDVWDGKPYEFNEKDPSIKLDGYSFRILKF
- a CDS encoding carbohydrate ABC transporter permease; amino-acid sequence: MSTYSEGKKKGHNPTLAMILSILLAGLGQLYNRRFIKGIIFIILEVSFILTLGNFINYGLWGIRTLGTIPMVDHSIFLIIYGLVSIIILAFAITIYIYNVIDARKQAFKIQRGEKIPNIREAIRNTWDKGFPYIFVTPGLIMLLFIVVLPILFTVTLAFTNYNLYNSPPRKLLNWVGFDNFHKLVTIDVWKDTFFHVFAWTIVWTVVATTLQIALGLFLALLVNDPRIKFKRLIRTVLILPWAVPAFVTILIFAAMFNDKFGSINRDILSMFHLSIPWLQDPFWTKVALIMIQTWLGFPFVFALFTGVLQSISKDWYEAADVDGGSRWQKFKFITMPHIFYATAPLLIMQYAGNFNNFNIIYLFNQGGPAVRGQNGAGGTDILISWVYNLTFNINQYNMAAAVSIILGIIVCLFAFFQFRRTRSFKEEGNI
- a CDS encoding MATE family efflux transporter, with protein sequence MKNKQQKMTLFTLTWPIFIEIMLHMLMGNADTLMLSQYSDQAVAAVGVSNQILSLIIVMFGFVAAGTAIITSQNIGASNHLAAREVSVVSLWVNLGFGLLLSSILVIFHKNLLAMMSLPPELMKDGTAYLAIVGGFIFIEALVMTSGAIIRSYGYTKDAMYVTIGMNILNIIGNYLFIFGAFGVPVLGVTGVAISTSVSRFAGLLAMGILLKKRIPGELPFKKILKLPSIHVKNLLKIGIPSAGEQLSYNSSQMLITYFISMIGTEALTTKVYTQNLMMFIYLFSVAISQGTQILVGRMIGSRQTDDAYHRCMRSLKIAVSISFAMALVFSLFARHLFAIFTDNQTIIESGILLIYLTILLEPGRAFNLVIINSLRAAGDVRFPVYMGILSMWGVSVTISYFLGVGLGLGLVGIWISFIADEWLRGLLMLRRWKSKIWLRKSFIQKAVS